One window of the Diospyros lotus cultivar Yz01 chromosome 12, ASM1463336v1, whole genome shotgun sequence genome contains the following:
- the LOC127787459 gene encoding uncharacterized protein LOC127787459, giving the protein MFQLLSKCVEKIGVRNVVQVVTDSASNNVLAGRFLEAKYPTLFWTPCAAHCLDLMLEDIFKLPNMKKTFERAVMVNSYIYTRSGLVNMLRRFTDKKELLRPAKTRFETAFITLGRMHSLKSNLRRMFTSEEWMTSKWVKEAGAKKVVEVILMPSFWNNVVFALKVAGPLVRVLRLVDGEKKPAMGYIYEAMDRAKEAIANSFNGDEKKYAPIFQIIDNRWDVQLHRPLHAAGWYLNPEYFYKAERIDPKIMTGLNECIRKLNLDVKVQDQIDAELSMYNNTDGFFGNYMAIRKRAEKSPGTHIYIYITLYI; this is encoded by the exons atgtttcaattattaagtaaatgtgtggaaaagattggagtaagaaatgtggtgcaagtggtcaccgatagtgcttcaaacaatgttttagcag gaagatttttggaggcaaaatatcctacgttattttggacaccatgtgcagcgcattgcttggatttaatgttggaagatattttcaagttgcctaatatgaagaagacatttgagagaGCTGTTATGGTGAATAGCTATATCTATACTCGTTCGGGTCTAGTAAACATGCTTAGAAGGTTTACTGacaagaaagagttgttgaggCCTGCAAAAACACGGTTTGAAACTGCCTTTATCACTTTGGGCAGGATGCATAGTCTGAAAAGCAACCTTAGAAGGATGTTTACCTCCGAGGagtggatgacaagcaagtgggtaaaagaagcgggggctaaaaaggttgtagaagtgattttgatgccttcattttggaacaatgttgtatttgctttaaaggtggctggtccattggtgcgtgtattgcgcttagtggatggtgagaagaagcctgctatgggatacatatatgaggccatggatagggccaaagaagcgattgctaactcttttaatggggatgaaaagaagtatgcacCTATTTTTCAGATCATTGATAATCGATGGGATGTTCAGCTTCATCGCCCCTTGCACGCAGCGGGTTGGTACTTGAACCCAGAATATTTCTACAAGGCTGAACGTATAGATCCAAAGATCATGACTGGCTTAAATGAatgcattagaaagttaaatctAGATGTAAAGGTTCAAGACCAAATTGATGCTGAGCTTTCGATGTATAACAATACAGATGGGTTCTTTGGAAACTATATGGCTATTAGAAAGAGAGCTGAGAAATCACCAg gtacacacatatatatatatattacattatatatataa